The Listeria sp. PSOL-1 genome includes a region encoding these proteins:
- the ftsZ gene encoding cell division protein FtsZ: MLEFDMSSESLATIKVIGVGGGGNNAVNRMIEHGVQGVEFISVNTDAQALNLAKAETKLQIGTKLTRGLGAGAVPEIGKKAAEESREQIEEALKGADMVFVTAGMGGGTGTGAAPVIASIAKELGALTVGVVTRPFTFEGPKRSKQAGVGTDNMKESVDTLITIPNNRLLEIVDKNTPMLEAFREADNVLRQGVQGISDLIAVPGLINLDFADVKTIMTNRGSALMGIGIATGENRAAEAAKKAISSPLLETTIDGAKGVLMNITGGSNLSLYEVQEAASIVSGASDEEVNMIFGSVINDELKDEIIVTVIATGFDEAKQAQKQDANSRRQNPQIQVNRPNYAQTEEQKPAHQEKVNEQAQNNHDVDVPAFIRNRNRRG, from the coding sequence ATGTTAGAATTTGACATGAGTTCTGAAAGCTTAGCGACAATTAAAGTAATTGGTGTCGGTGGTGGCGGGAATAATGCTGTAAACCGAATGATTGAGCATGGCGTGCAAGGCGTAGAATTTATTTCAGTTAACACTGACGCACAAGCTTTAAATTTAGCTAAAGCAGAAACAAAGTTGCAAATCGGTACAAAATTAACACGTGGTTTAGGCGCAGGAGCAGTTCCAGAAATTGGGAAAAAAGCTGCTGAAGAAAGCCGTGAACAAATTGAAGAAGCCCTAAAAGGTGCGGATATGGTTTTTGTCACTGCAGGAATGGGCGGAGGAACAGGAACTGGAGCTGCACCGGTTATTGCTTCTATCGCAAAAGAACTAGGTGCCTTAACAGTCGGTGTTGTCACTCGACCATTTACTTTTGAAGGACCAAAGCGTTCTAAACAAGCAGGCGTTGGAACAGACAACATGAAGGAATCTGTTGACACCTTAATCACTATTCCAAATAATCGTCTGCTTGAGATTGTTGATAAAAATACACCAATGCTTGAAGCCTTCCGCGAAGCAGATAATGTTCTTCGCCAAGGTGTACAAGGGATTTCTGACTTAATTGCCGTTCCAGGTTTGATTAATTTGGATTTTGCCGATGTTAAAACAATCATGACAAATCGCGGTTCTGCGCTGATGGGGATCGGTATTGCTACTGGTGAAAATCGTGCGGCTGAAGCTGCGAAAAAAGCCATTTCTTCACCGCTTCTTGAGACGACAATTGACGGAGCAAAAGGCGTTTTGATGAATATCACTGGTGGTTCTAATTTGAGCTTATATGAAGTACAAGAGGCAGCTAGTATCGTATCTGGTGCTTCAGATGAAGAAGTAAATATGATTTTTGGTTCAGTCATTAATGACGAGTTAAAAGATGAGATCATTGTTACTGTTATTGCAACAGGATTTGACGAAGCAAAACAAGCCCAAAAACAAGATGCAAATTCGCGTAGACAAAATCCACAAATCCAAGTCAATCGCCCAAATTATGCGCAAACAGAAGAACAAAAACCAGCTCATCAAGAAAAAGTAAACGAACAAGCGCAAAATAATCACGATGTTGATGTTCCCGCATTTATCAGAAACCGCAATCGTCGCGGTTGA